Part of the Virgibacillus natechei genome is shown below.
TTAGAAATGGTGGTATCAAATAGTTCACCAAGCTCATGCTCGTTTGGTTTAATCAAGAATGGTTTTGTCTGAACCAATTGTTTAAGGGCTGATCCAGATGTGTCCAGAACAAAATGGACACCATTTTCCCGACAAGCTGCTGCAAGTTCCTCGAAAAAAGACGAAGGAATTGATTCAGGAAGACTACCAGCAAGTACGAACCAATCACCCTGCTTGAAGTTCTTAACTTTTTGAAGTAATTCTTCCAACTGTGCTCCCTCTATAGTAGGTCCAGGCCCGTTTAGTTCAGACTCTGTATCAGCTTTCACTTTTACATTGATTCGTGTAACTTGATTCGTTTCCGTAAAATCAGTTTGAATACTCTCATCACTTAAGAATTGCTTGATATAATCGCCAGTAAATCCTCCGGCGAAACCTAAAGCAATACTGTCTCGCCCCAACCGTTGCAGAACCCTGGATACATTGATTCCTTTTCCACCTGGATAATAATAAACTTCATCTGCTCGATTAAGCGCTCCCGCTTTAAATGTAGGTAAATAGGTTGTGTAATCAATCGAAGGTGTAATGGTGCATGTATAAATCATGTGTTATACGCTCCTTACTGTAGTTAATTTTTGTAAGGCTAACCGATCGGACTCTGAAAGGTTGCTTGTAATAATGGTTGCATCTTCTAGCTCGCTTATTTTTGCAAAATTTGTTTTCTGATATTTGGAATGATCCGTTAGTACGTAAGATTGGTTTGACAGATTTTGAGCGGTTTGCTTCATTATAGCTTCCTCCGGATCAGGGGTTGTATACCCAATACCAAATTTAAATCCATTAATACCAATAAAACATTTATCAAAGCGATAACGTTGAAGGTTTTGTACAGCTTGTGGACCGATAAGGGCGCGTGTTTTCATCTTAATTTTCCCACCTGTCAAATAGGACGTGATTTCATGCTCAAT
Proteins encoded:
- the pfkB gene encoding 1-phosphofructokinase, whose product is MIYTCTITPSIDYTTYLPTFKAGALNRADEVYYYPGGKGINVSRVLQRLGRDSIALGFAGGFTGDYIKQFLSDESIQTDFTETNQVTRINVKVKADTESELNGPGPTIEGAQLEELLQKVKNFKQGDWFVLAGSLPESIPSSFFEELAAACRENGVHFVLDTSGSALKQLVQTKPFLIKPNEHELGELFDTTISNKAEAVYYAKQLVAAGLEHVIVSMGGEGAILVTNNLVLTAESPKGTVVNTVGAGDSLVSGFLASYMANKDAAAAFRYGVASGSATAFQTDLCKETDVEALLSNVLIKNFDE